AAAGAGAACGTGAAAAGCGGGGGTTTCAAGCCGTTGTCAAAACGCTGTTTGCCCCTTGCGTGGGAGCAGAAGGCAGTGCGGCTTTAGAGAAGCTGATTGAACAGAACAAGCTGAATGACCCTTCCGAGATCGCCAAGCTAAATGCCCCTACCTTTGTGCAAGCCGCGATCGCAGGGATGTTTTTCCCATCTCTACTACAAGACCCCAAGTTACAAACGAAGCTAGCGGGAAACCTAGCAGCAGAGATGGCAGTGAATCAAGACGGAGTGGGGAGAACGATCCTAGCTCGCAAGTTTGCTGAAGGACTTCTTACAGGTATTTTGCCTGGACCTAATCCAAATCCCACTTTGCAACAACAACTGGACTTGACGAAGCCAGATTATGACTTATTGCTGCAAGCTATTCAAACCCAATCCCTAGATGAGAAAAGCCCCTTGTTCGATCGCTCCAAGTATCCCACCGCCTCAGAGCGGCTGGCTCAATTCGGCTCCTGTGGGCTCAACCTCAGACGAGTGGGAACACCTGAGGCTAACACCAAAAATGACCCTGAAGTTCTACTACGAGTCAATAAATTCTTGGGTGACGAAAAGCCTTCAGATGAGGAGATCAAGAAGCGATTTGGGTTACAAAGTGATGCTCAGGTAAAACTCGTGAGGAATGGGGTTCCGTATCAGTCCAAAGAGCAGTTCATCGCTCACAATTCTCAGCTCAGTGCTGGCATAGTAGGCCATAAGCTTTGGGGTAGCTTCGTCAAAACTACGCCAGAGCCCCAACCGTCCGCTCCACCCGCCGAGTCGTAAGCGAAGCGCGAGAACGCAGTGTTAGCTTAATGGCTGGGCTCGTAGGCTTGGCTGAGGCTGCTGGAGTAATAGAAGCTTGAGTTATCAAGGTGGATTGTGGAGGAGTCGGCTTGATAGGACTCGCGCCATCACATCGCCTGGACTTCTGCTGTCAATATTGGGGCGCAGAGCTGATGATATCTTCTCTCTCCTGAGTTGCTCAAATATCTTTTAGTTCTGGGTGGCTGAGATTTACAGTTGGAGGACAAGAGGGCGATCGCTGTAGTTAGATTCAAGAATCACGACCATTTCTGCGTACTCCAACAAGTACACGCTTAAGATGAGCCACACTTTTTAATTTTCTTGTGTCGATGTATATCAAGTTTGTAAAGTGCTATATTCCTGAATAGTACATCGAAATATAAAATTATGGCAAAACAAGGGCAAGGTGATGGCGGCCAAGATATTACACTCTCGGCTCTCGAAGAGGATTTATTAACAGTCCTGCTTGGCAAAGAGCTTTACGGACTTCAGGTGATGAATGCCATGAACGAGGCAAGGCAGGGTAGGCGTCAAATTGGATTTGGTAGTTTGTATCCCACTCTCCATCGGCTCGATAAGAAGGGTTTGGTCAAAGCCCGTTGGGGGGATGAAGCTGACGAAGAGGCAGGAGGCGCACGTAGAAAATACTACAAGCTAACTGGATTGGGTGAGAAAGTGCTCAAGGAAACCCAGGAATACCGGGCTTATCTAGCAGGATGGCAACCCACCTTTCAGCAGTTCTTTGGATGGTCATTGGTATCTACTCAGTAAGGAGCCTAAGATGACGACACTAATAAGACTGATGATCATTTTGCTTAGGCTGCTAGGTACAACTACAAGAGTGAGCATTAGATTAGCGACAAAGCCCCAAGTTGTTAAGGTTTTGCTACCAAATAATTTTCCAGTCTGGCGGCAAGAAGTCCTGAACTTTACTCAGGAGCAATCCCAATATGTCAAAGACATGAGACATTACATCAGAACTTTGGATATGTCACGGTTTAGTGAAGCCGAAATCCAAGTTCTAACAAAACAAAAATTACAGCGACTTGAGCAGATGGAAGCTCAAGCTCAAGCGCTTAACATGAGAGTTCAAAGCCTGGACCAGGACTATCAGCACCTAGTCGCATCATTTGAGAAACTTGGTTTCAATGAAAAGCTAAGAGCACAACTACCTTATTGGATGGCTATTAAGCTGCCCGAAGACTGGCGTCAAGCACTAGTGGAGCGGCGCAGGCAGTGGGTAGCAGAACAACAACCACGGCTTATATTTTATTTCAAAACTGCTGAGGCTTTGTTGCAGATGATTTGGGCAGCTATCTTGATCAGATGCCTCAATTGGAAGTGGTTTGGCTTTCAGAAGAAGGTTGATGACTAAATTAAGACCCTGCTTGAATCGCTTAACTTTCAAACAGGGTCTTCAAAACACAAGCCAAATGCAAGCAACAACTCCACTTGTTACCTACTTCAACTTCATAATATGACAACGACCGACCCATCGACAAACAACAGCTTTGATTCCTGTTCAGCCGTAGATTTGAGCATTACTCAAGAACGCTTACGTCAAGCACATCACAGCTTTAACCTAGTCTTGATTGTGACCGCAGCTTCTGCTGTGATGAGTTTAGGTGGGGTTATAGTTCTATTTCTAGGGCACGGGGCGGAGGGAGCTATTACAGCGATCGCAGGGTTGGCTTCGACCGTGCACTGTATAGAGCTAGCCAGGGATGCGAACGATAGGCTTGACAGAGTGAGAGCTGAAAGAGACTGACGAGTAAGATTAGACTGATTTACAGGCGATCGCCTTGGTCGCTAAGCAATCGCTGCGCTTCCAAGATGAATGCGTCCACGCGAGCACTTAAACGATCAATTCGTGAGTCTGTTTGTCTTTGCTGATGTGCTAGAATTAGCTCTTGATCCTTGAGGTCTACTTAGATCTGCGATCGCAAATTTCTCACTCAACCTAAATACTTTACTGAACCTGATAAAGATAAAGGAGCTTGGACTGGGAAGGAGTATGTCAAATAGATTGTGTCAAGGAAAGAAAGCTAAAGGGAAAGACGATCGCCAAACTCAATCGCGAAACGGTTGAGGGCAGGTTTCCAGTCTCGAATCGGCATCGTCCATTTCTTAGCAATATTGTGAATCGCCAGGTAAACGACTTTCATCGCCGACTCATCAGTCGGAAAAGCACGGTGGTTTTTCAGAACTTTTCTAAGAGTCATATTCATTGATTCAACTGCATTGGTGGTGTAGATGGCTTTACGAATCTCTGGTGGGAAAGCAAAGAACGGGATAATTCGTTGCCAGTGTTTCACCCAAGACTTACTGATGGTCGGATACTGCTTGTCCCACTTCTCGGCAAACTCAAGCAGGCGTTGCTCTGCCTCAGTTTCCGTGGCAGCGGTGTAAATCAGGCGCAGGTCGGTCGCAACAGCTTTGCGGTCTTTGTAAGAGACATAGGAGAGGGAATTTCTGACCATGTGAACGATGCACAATTGCACGGTTGTTTTGGGAAAGACCGCCTCAATGGCATCAGGAAAGCCGGTCAGACCATCAACACAAGCAATCAGAATGTCCTTCAATCCTCGGTTCTGCAATTCGGTGAGCACGGAGAGCCAGAACTTGGCAGACTCGTTTGGGGTCATCCACAGCCCCAGCAGTTCCTTTGTCCCCGATAGGTTGACGCCTAACGCTAAGTGAATGGCTTTGTTGATCACTCGCCCATCCTGCCTGACCTTAACGACTAAAGCATCAAAGTAGACAATTGGGTACACCGAATCGAGGGTGCGGTTCTGCCAGAGCTTGCGCTCCTCTTCCACAGCATCGGTGACATTAGAAATTAAACCAGCCGACACTTCTACCCCGTATAGGTCTTGTAGTTGTGCCTGGATGTCGCGGACGCTCATGCCCCTGGCGTATAGGGACAGGATTTTGTCATCAAACCCGTCAAAGCAGGTCTGCCCTTTCTTGATGATCTGAGGTTCAAATTCACTCGTTCTGTCGCGTGGAATCGTGATCTGCGCCTCACCAAACTCGCCCTTGATGGTCTTCTTGCTGTGTCCGTTACGGCGATTCTTCGTGGACATAGGAGCAGGTTCAGCACGTTGCTGCTCTAGGTGAGTTTTCATTTCACCTTCCAAGCAGCGTTCAACCAAAGCTTTAGTCAGTTGCTTAAGGATGTCACCTTCGCCCAACAGATCTTCAGGGCTCTGGTAGCCTTTGAGCAGTTCATCGAGGATTTCAGGGGGAAAAGTCATAGGAGTGTTGTCTCAGGTTCAGTAGTTCATTAGATCTTATTTCTGACCTTTGACACAAAATAATTTAGTGCGACACGTTCTCTCGAAACCAATATCGATTGGGGGATGAGAGGCAAGGTCTCTGAACCTTG
This portion of the Trichocoleus desertorum ATA4-8-CV12 genome encodes:
- a CDS encoding PadR family transcriptional regulator; translation: MAKQGQGDGGQDITLSALEEDLLTVLLGKELYGLQVMNAMNEARQGRRQIGFGSLYPTLHRLDKKGLVKARWGDEADEEAGGARRKYYKLTGLGEKVLKETQEYRAYLAGWQPTFQQFFGWSLVSTQ
- a CDS encoding IS256 family transposase, giving the protein MTFPPEILDELLKGYQSPEDLLGEGDILKQLTKALVERCLEGEMKTHLEQQRAEPAPMSTKNRRNGHSKKTIKGEFGEAQITIPRDRTSEFEPQIIKKGQTCFDGFDDKILSLYARGMSVRDIQAQLQDLYGVEVSAGLISNVTDAVEEERKLWQNRTLDSVYPIVYFDALVVKVRQDGRVINKAIHLALGVNLSGTKELLGLWMTPNESAKFWLSVLTELQNRGLKDILIACVDGLTGFPDAIEAVFPKTTVQLCIVHMVRNSLSYVSYKDRKAVATDLRLIYTAATETEAEQRLLEFAEKWDKQYPTISKSWVKHWQRIIPFFAFPPEIRKAIYTTNAVESMNMTLRKVLKNHRAFPTDESAMKVVYLAIHNIAKKWTMPIRDWKPALNRFAIEFGDRLSL